The following coding sequences are from one Microtus ochrogaster isolate Prairie Vole_2 chromosome 14 unlocalized genomic scaffold, MicOch1.0 chr14_random_1, whole genome shotgun sequence window:
- the LOC101994902 gene encoding peptidyl-prolyl cis-trans isomerase A-like, with protein MVNPTVFFDSTADGEPLGRVSFELFADKVPKTAENFPALSTGEKGFGYKGSSFHRIIPGFMCQGGDFTCHDGTGGRSIYGEKFEDENFILKHTGPGILSMANAGPNTNGSQFFICITTKTEWLDGKHVVFGKVKEGMNIVETMERFGSRNGETSKKITISDCAQL; from the coding sequence ATGGTTAACCCCACCGTGTTCTTCGACAGCACGGCCGATGGCGAGCCCTTGGGCCGCGTCTCCTTCGAGCTGTTTGCagacaaagttccaaagacagcagaaaactttcctgctctgagcactggagagaaaggatttggatataagggttcttcctttcacaggattATTCCAGGATTCATGTGCCAGGGTGGTGACTTCACATGCCATGATGGCACTGGCGGCAGATCCATCTAcggagaaaaatttgaggatgagaacttcatCCTGAAGCATACAGGTCCTGGTATCTTGTCCATGGCGAATGCTGGACCAAACACAAACGGTTCCCAGTTTTTTATCTGCATCACCACCAagactgagtggctggatggcaaacatgtggtctttgggaaggtgaaagaaggcATGAACATTGTGGAAACCATGGAGCGTTTTGGGTCCAGGAATGGCGAGACCAGCAAGAAGATCACCATTTCCGACTGTGCACAACTCTAA